The following are from one region of the Mauremys reevesii isolate NIE-2019 linkage group 2, ASM1616193v1, whole genome shotgun sequence genome:
- the LOC120399256 gene encoding maestro heat-like repeat family member 5 has translation MNYWIVFRVWQERTRTTRSSTALLRFTITLPEFDNSAEFPRLGHHVAELALFISDPDKDLSRQAREGVYRLYQLLLHQRVFGKFFVERQRRSFLRTAVLAIHDPLLLVSQAGLLLTCSLLGEAQQLMGGWDKMSATQEGVD, from the exons aTGAACTACTGGATCGTGTTCAGGGTGTGGCAAGAGAGAACCAGGACCACTAGGAGCAGCACGGCCCTGCTCAGATTCACCATCACCCTTCCTgagtttgac aaCTCAGCAgagttccccaggctgggtcaCCATGTGGCAGAGCTGGCTCTGTTCATCAGTGACCCAGATAAGGACCtcagccggcaggccagggagggggtttATCGGCTCTACCAGCTGCTCCTGCACCAGAGGG tcttcGGAAAGTTCTTTGTGGAGAGGCAGAGAAGATCCTTCCTCCGAACGGCAGTGCTGGCCATCCACGACCCCCTGCTGCttgtcagccaggctgggctgctcctcacctgctccctcctgggggaagcccagcagctGATGGGGGGGTGGGACAAG ATGAGTGCTACCCAAGAAGGAGTGGACTAA